A stretch of Oryza brachyantha chromosome 4, ObraRS2, whole genome shotgun sequence DNA encodes these proteins:
- the LOC121054206 gene encoding zinc finger protein 11-like, with translation MAPTSSTEEVKHLTLHDLLKQRHRLKPAVVWRWPTVVQSAGRPVPDEQLAVDDDDDGLGGTWPPRSYRCAFCRREFRSAQALGGHMNVHRRDRAKMRGHGLHSAGQQQQLAAAASPAAEAPAAATTTEYAVLYPILNSSAGGAAVLIPSGDLLLSAPVALAAARRDHDHRCNVGDDGENDKKIDLELRLGWP, from the coding sequence ATGGCGCCAACCAGTAGCACTGAGGAGGTGAAGCACCTGACGCTTCATGACTTGCTGAAGCAGCGGCACCGGCTCAAGCCCGCCGTGGTGTGGAGATGGCCGACGGTGGTGCAGAGCGCCGGGCGGCCGGTGCCGGACGAGCAGCTGgcggtggacgacgacgacgacgggctGGGCGGGACGTGGCCGCCGCGGTCCTACAGGTGCGCGTTCTGCCGCCGCGAGTTCCGGTCCGCGCAGGCGCTGGGCGGGCATATGAACGTGCACCGCCGCGACCGCGCCAAGATGCGCGGCCACGGCCTGCACAGCGccgggcagcagcagcagctggccGCCGCagcatcgccggcggcggaggcgcccgCGGCCGCCACGACGACCGAGTACGCCGTGCTGTACCCCATACTGAACTCcagcgcgggcggcgcggcggtgctcATACCCAGCGGGGACCTGCTGCTCTCCGCGCCCGTTGCGCTGGCGGCTGCCCGCCGTGACCATGATCACCGGTGCAATgtaggcgacgacggcgagaacGACAAGAAAATTGACCTGGAGCTGCGGCTCGGGTGGCCGTGA